From Rutidosis leptorrhynchoides isolate AG116_Rl617_1_P2 chromosome 3, CSIRO_AGI_Rlap_v1, whole genome shotgun sequence, a single genomic window includes:
- the LOC139899467 gene encoding uncharacterized protein, giving the protein MRMHQEQYHEELKKELEGTTTHYRPTPKPLVNSFESDNNNKNVDENDDVSAHDDDDNSLQQWEKDEENRFTVMMSRKKRKLYEAIMIGKQIKKANVDILVTRKRNIQKGKKMPSD; this is encoded by the exons ATGAGAATGCATCAAGAACAGTACCATGAAGAACTAAAGAAGGAACTTGAAGGGACAACAACGCACTACAGACCTACACCTAAACCTCTTGTTAATTCTTTtgagagtgataataataataagaatgttgatgaaaatgatgatgtaagcgctcatgatgatgatgataactctTTACAGCAGTGGGAGAAGGATGAAGAGAATAGATTTACGGTTATGATGTCACGCAAAAAGAGAAAACTGTATGAAGCCATTATG ATTGGGAAGCAAATAAAAAAGGCAAATGTGGATATTCTTGTGACAAGGAAGAGGAATATTCAAAAGGGCAAGAA